The window GGGTCAAGAAAAATTTGAGAAGAACTTATTTATAGTTTCTTTGCTAcgttaacaaaaaaaaaaaacgacaaaTTAAACATGCCATTAAAAATCCAAAATTGTTTGGTTAATTAGTTTTCGAAAACTAATATCTCTATAgcataaattttttaaataaaaaaaaacaaatagaaaaagatgAGTAATTGATactaattttagaaaattttgaaatgattAAATGTGGATTGATCATGGATGGAATTAGAATTGAAATAGGGTTTGATAATGCATGCTGTCTTAGTGGTGtgtaaaatgaatttaaattatgagaaagaaaaaaccaaacaaaGACACTGCCAAAAAATAGTTACAAACTCAAACCTAAAACATTTACCTCTTTTAGAACGTCTTTGATaatctaatatttttttttataattgaaaaataatatatatgttttcaCATCGaatttatactaaaaaaaatccctttttCGAATAGATATCTAGgaaaaatgtatttaatttgcttttttttttctttctttctacatTGAAATCATACTGGTGGCATTAATTACAACTATAAAAATGAATTACATAACATGCCACAATTTAAACATAAACTTAATAACTTCAATTatggtaaattttattatattaattcttcacttgattttttttttttaaaaaaaagaaactaaacaATAAAAGAGAAGAGCAAAATGTTATTAATTAGAAAAAATGATTAAAGAAATATAGACACAAATTTTACAAGGCCTAATTGAAAATCAGAAAGCCAGAAAGTTTCCAAACCGGCCACCACCGTCGCCGCCGCTACCACCCCCGTACTCCTCCTCTCTTCAATCTGGCTACGGCGGTGAGAAAAGTACAGATCATTAATTGACTTCTCATACCCTAACatagattcaattcaacataGAATTACAAAGGAAAACAGAGGACCGAGGAATTGTTGAAACAAACAGAGCATCACAAGCAGCACCAGCCGGCAGCCGTACAAGGTGGCAGTGGACAAAACTAGATTACTGTTTCCTTTACAATTACATTAGATATATATTCATCAATATACAgagtaaaaatgaaaagaggaagaggaattATTGAAAGAGAGCATAATCACAAAGGAGCAAAGCGATCTATGAGCAAACAAATGGTGGATTCAGAGAGGACGGAGGTATCTGTGTCGTCGGAATCCGGGATGTGGGTTTTGGGAGGTTGTTTGAAGTGATCTGTTTGGAGTTGATTGGATTTGGGCATCAATggcttgttgttgttgttgttgttgttgttgttttgaGCTTCAACTCTGTTTTTCCATTTTCCAAGTTCGTTCATCCATGACTCTACCATTGCCGACATTTTtactttactattttttttcttttctttatgtAAAATGGAATTTTGAGAAAGGGTGTGGAGAAGATTTATATAGGGAAGGTTGATAGAATTTGAGGGTGAAGTGGCACATGGAATTTGGGTTACGAATATTCTACACAATGGAATTAgattttttagttttagttttatttttgtttttaatctatttgtttttttaattaaaaaaaatatattattattcctaaaattacCCATTTGATATATATAGTCTTTTATATGGTTACTTTTTCAAAAGGTAAAaagtttcttttatttatttatacaagACTAGAAAATATACTTCTTAGCTTAATAGTTATCATCGAGTTAAAGTCCAATTTTTAATCACAATCAAGGATATATGTActctaattaaataattagttaatctatattcaaattcatattaaatttttatcaaCTATTAACTGTCGTTAGCATGAAGTTTTTCAAAGTTGAATTTactttatatttatttactcGAATATAGTTTAATCGTAACTCTCTCTATCGAATGGACACACTTGATTTAAGGAAATGTAAAATGTGTTAAAGTTAGATTTAAGATAATATTTATATCTTCAGAAGACTTTCACAGAGTTATGGAGCCTTCTAATGGTTGGAAGACTTCTAAAAGCTTAGTGGTGTTGAGTTTGGTTGGACTTAATTTGTCTTTGGACCAAATTAAATATATCTTCAAGCTTACCTGAACTTGTGACCAAATGTTAATACCAAAATAgactaaaatattttattcgATCAAACGGTTACAATGAAAACACGTGACATTCGTAATCTATCAACTTAtgtcttcaatttcaatttgaTCATATATATATTGGCTTTTAATTATTCATGATTTTGATGATGGGTAAAGTTCACTAGTAATTTAACAAATAACATTAGGATTTGTGATTATGATTAGTTAATAATTTTTGTCATtcaatagataaaaaaaaaattacataattcatAGAGCACATAGAATAATGTTTCTATGGGGGAGAAAaaggggaaaagaaagaaagaaagaaagaaagaaagaaagaaagaaagaaagaaagaaagaaagaaagaagagatgTGTGATGGGAAAGGGAGTTGCGTGTGGGGACTTCATTTTTACATtattgttcggaaatttgaagaaaagatAGGGAAGATGATAAGGATGGTGATGTGGTTGTGTGGTGGGATCCTCATCACTTTAGAAACTTCAAATCAAATATTTCTATTATGAGATCCTAATTAAATGAATAATTgagcctttttttttctctttctttaataaaagtttcttttgatttgattttgatttagGATTTGGACTTTTTTTgcttgatattttattatatttatactctcccaaaagaaaaagaaaaagggttaGAGCTCTTTTGGAATTTGAGTTTTAAATATCTTCTAAAATTTGGAGGTTTTTGAGTTCATTTTAGATATTATATTTGTAAAGATCTAAAATAATagttttacttttaaaaattaattagttaatgTATGTAcgaatatataaaattaaattttatttcgGTTCTCAACTCTATATCTTGTtctattttaatctttttgaATATCTAAAATCGTATGTTTTAGTCCTTTAACTTTTAATTGGTAATAGACAAATTTATCTAACCGACACATTTAATacaaaaattattgtaaataacaaaaccacttaaaatataacaaaatttcagattttataaataatagacACTAATAAGCAATCAATTTCTATCAATATCCCTGGTAAAAGTTTATCGGTATTTATCAAtatctatcgttgatagaatctaaaattttgctatcttttgttcatttttattatatttgaaaatgtcccaACTGGATCATTAAAATGaagatttattttaattatatttagggaattttcatgaataaaaaaaactatttacaaaacttagctagaaaaaaaaacttaaatgacCTATAGAAAGTTAGATGAATATTTCTATATCttatcactagaagaaatctagcctttaatgtcggttggaaaaaatgaaaaatgagctttaatgtcgctttttaaaaagcggatgtttaatgtcggttttaaaccgacattaaagaggcatgtttaatgtcggttttaaaccgacattaaagagggagCTTTATCCTCTTTTTGAAAAGCAGCATTAAAaatcctttttaattttatttttattttttttatttgtaataaaaactaactatttctctctcttactttactctttctaAATGACCCACACAATTTCTTccttccaatttcttcttctcttctcattCTCATCTCACAGTGTTCCCTTTCTTCTCCGAACAGTCGCCGCCGCCGCCACCACAGTCGTCCCTCGTGCCCATCCCGTGCCCGCCTCCACTGTTGTCACTCTTCCCTTTCTTCGATCGTCTTTGTGCTTGCCACCACCATCTGTAGTCCTTTTCTTCGACCACGTTCGTGTCCAACCCTCACCACCACCGTTGCACGTCCACATCTGTCTCACAGGCTCAAATCTAGTCTGCTTGTGGCTAGATATGTTGCAAGAGCGCCGATTAGCTGTCATTCGAAAGGTTCAATAGGTATCTGTAATAGATCTTTAAAGTATTTTCGAATTTATTTCTAGTATCAGTTACATTCTTTTGGATGAtgaattgttgttttttttttttttggataaaatgttcattaatatatatatatatatatatatatatatatatatatatatatatatatatatatatatatatatattttcttttcagtCTGTGATGCTTCCTGATGGAACTCCAGCGTCGGTGGCAGCCGCAGCAAGGCTTAATCAACGACAGGGGTAGCATAGTGTATTTTGATCATATAGTAGTAAGTTCTTCTTTTGCTTTATTTCATGGAGTCGAGAAGTTGTCAAGTGGTTGTTTAAGAGTACTGGGTTGTTATCCTTTTGTTTAGGAGGTGTGTTTCTAGTGTGTATAACTCTTGATTCTCTTTAATCATTTCAAATTAGCCAGAAACAATTTTCCATGAAGAAGATGATTTACATTAATTTTAGGTTATTAACTCTAGCTcacataataataatactaagaAGAAGGTGGTTTAATAATGATACAATATTGTAAAACAAAAAGTTATTTTGTTTGCATATAAATCTGGTATGGATGATGATGACTTATTTCTTATACTTTCATTAGGCTTTTCGACTTGGTATGGTGCTTCTTGTTTTGAATGCTTCTTAGATATTTTCATTTATCTTGTTTGTTAATTTTCAGATTCTTTTCTTGGGTTTGTAGGCTACTTTGGCTGATTCCTTTCTAGCATATCTTGATGAACTCTCTAATGTAAACAAGTTTCAGGTTTCTAAAGGCTTTTTACTTCTCCGTGTAAATGAAGTAATAACTATGTTGGTTGTTATGTAAGTGAAGTCTTTAATTTGTTTGGTTTACTTGATgactttaatttgttttgttaatttgaTGGAGTTAATTGTTGTAATGTTTATAAGACTTGACCTTAAACTTAGTTTTGTAGCTATTTTTGTTAGTTCTTACTATAGCAAAAAACTCTCTTATCTTAAAGTTTTGATGAGAAATTTTCATGAGCTAGTTTTATTTTgacgattgtttattttaaaGTACTTTTCATAACTTAGTATAACCTTTTTGTTGTAGTTAAGGTGTTTGAAAAAATATCTGAGAGATCTTCACTAGATTTTCATATTTACTAATGTGGCAGCTATTGGGTCTCCATGGTTGTCATTAAAGTTTAACTTTATTTTGAGATGTATTTACGAAACTGTGAGCTATAAAATATGTTTTCTTGTCATGTTTCATGAGTAGAAACCTTCATGGGCTTTTTAAACTCCTAAAGATGGCTTAATGGATTTTGACAATACTAATCTGCATGAAAGTGCACCAACTGGTGTTTCATATCAGTCATGTACATGACCTAAACCTGAGGTTGGCTTATAATTATTGGAGTAAAATTGGAAATTTTAACTGGGGTGGTGGATTATTTTATTTCACctttattgtttttcatatttatttcatGTATCATGCTCTATCATGCTCTCTATTCTCTAATGATAGTTGTTCTGGGTCTATTGGATCTACCACTTGTCTTTGTACTATGAAAATATGTACTTATCTTTCTATCCTATATCTTTGTAGGACCAAAACCTTCAGATTTGTATGGAAAACATACAtggaaaatagagaaattttctCAACTTACCAAACGAGAACTTCGAAGTAATGCTTTTGAGGTTGGAGGCTATAAATGGTACGTGGATGGGTATATCTTTGAAATAAATTCTGTCCCTTctaatatttttaacattttttgaTCTCCTTGTCTCCAAGTCTCGTGCATTTTTCCATGGAATTCCAAGCCAATATCTTCACATCTTTCTGCTTACATTATGAGTTTTATCCTTTCTGGAATTATCTTTTACTCTGGGGATGATATATTGATATTTACTTTTTTGGTGGGGGTTATTGATGAAAAAGTTTTGACGTCTaggtttttcattttctttttattattattattttcttctaGATGTTCTTTTCTTCCACGTGATAATGGTTGGGATAGATCCATTAGTATTTTCAAAATTGCgtatgcatttttttttcttgtttcttgtttcttgcaAAATAGGTTGGAGCCATTTTGCACAGTTTACAATAGCAGTGGTGAATAAGGATCCAAagaaatcaaaatattctgGTTGGTTTCGTTATCATTGCTTTTCAAGTTGTTCTTGGTACAACTTAGCATAACTtgtgaaataaaaaattttgtACAGATACATTACATCGGTTCTGGAAGAAAGAACATGACTGgggatggaaaaaattcatGGAGCTCTCAAAATTGTTAGATGGTTTTATTGACGCTGACACTCTCATAATAAAGGCACAAGTTCAAGTGATTAGGTACTTTCTGATCAAGATTCATAATCATTGTCTCTGATCTGGTTTTTTCTTGATTGTTTTGTAGGAGGCTGCTATGCTATTAATTGTCTTTCTTTCAAGTATTCATGCGTGTTTTTTAAATTGTATTATTCCTTCCTAATGATGATATTTTCCTTGATTTTTGGCAGATGGCTTCAGTGATTGCTGCAAATCTTTTAACAAGCATAAAACTCATAGATTTGTTATGCGTTGTAGTGACGTGGGTGTTTTCTATTATAAAACTTTATGCTAGATTTGCAAGTATGTTATCAGTCATTACAATTGCAATCTCTCTTTGTATCTCGGTTTTCTTACTATATGCAATGTTTTCAGGACATCACAAAAGCAAGAAAGATACCGAAGCGTGCTTTGCCTATTATTTGCTTCAGAGAAGTCAGCCCCCCATTGTCGGATGCTTCAAACACTTCCATTATAGATTCAGGTTATTTGACTTAGCTATAACTTAAAGCAAGCTTCATTTTGTTGTTCTAGTCTGCTGTCTTAGCCTTGTGTTTGACTTTGAGCATTTTATCTCtaagatatatatttaataacatGTTCTAAGGTTGTTTTACTTGGATGTGGAAAGTGTTGCAGAAGAGCTGATCATTTCAGCAGCA is drawn from Cucumis melo cultivar AY chromosome 11, USDA_Cmelo_AY_1.0, whole genome shotgun sequence and contains these coding sequences:
- the LOC127144012 gene encoding TNF receptor-associated factor homolog 1a-like, which gives rise to MLLRLEAINGWSHFAQFTIAVVNKDPKKSKYSDTLHRFWKKEHDWGWKKFMELSKLLDGFIDADTLIIKAQVQVIRWLQ